One window of Flavobacterium dauae genomic DNA carries:
- a CDS encoding dipeptidyl-peptidase 3 family protein, producing MKLSQITLIAFAVASLTACNKNNNKNTDNSMIDSLKQVQFETEQFADVQVLKYDIPGWEKLTLKEKKLVYYLAQAGYAGRDIFWDQNYKYNLKIRAALENIYQNYKGDKNSENWKNFEIYLKRIWFSNGIHHHYSNDKIKPGFPQTYLQTLLKETKTNLDASIVEVLFNDVDAKKVNLNQKVDLVQGSAVNFYGKGLTANDVEKYYSSMVPADSLRPLSTGLNSKLVRTESGKIEERIWRSGGMYGAAIDKVIFWLEKAVKVAENKPQAEALTILIDFYKTGELKKWDDYNVAWVKATEGNIDYINGFIEVYNDPLGHKASFESTVQIKDFDMSAKMEVVSKNAQWFEDHSPLMPQHKKKNVVGISYKTVIVAAESGDTSPATPIGVNLPNADWIRAEHGSKSISLGNIIEAYNKSGGDEKLKEFAFDENEIQLSKRYSELADKLHTALHEVIGHASGQLNPGVGTPKETLKSYASTLEEGRADLVALYYLYDKKIQDLGLVDDWQGLGKTAYNDYIRNGLMTQLVRIEPGQDIEEAHMRNRQWISAWVFEKGKEQNVIEKIERNGKTYFKINNYELLHDLFGQLLRETQRIKSEGDFNAAKALVETYGVKVDQKIHKEVLERSKKFNTAPYRGFVNPVLVPVTNEQGDITDIVVTYPKTFAEQMLYYSKNYNFLPLEN from the coding sequence ATGAAATTAAGTCAAATTACCCTTATAGCATTCGCTGTGGCATCGTTAACAGCTTGCAATAAAAATAACAACAAAAATACCGATAACAGTATGATAGACAGTTTGAAACAGGTTCAGTTTGAAACGGAACAATTCGCCGATGTACAAGTGTTGAAATACGATATTCCGGGATGGGAAAAACTTACATTGAAAGAAAAAAAACTGGTTTATTATTTGGCACAGGCAGGATATGCCGGCAGAGATATTTTTTGGGATCAAAACTATAAGTATAATTTAAAGATCCGTGCTGCCTTAGAAAACATCTACCAAAATTATAAAGGTGATAAAAACAGTGAAAATTGGAAAAATTTTGAGATCTACTTAAAACGCATTTGGTTTTCAAACGGAATCCATCATCATTATTCAAACGATAAAATAAAACCGGGCTTTCCGCAAACGTATCTTCAAACGCTTTTAAAAGAAACCAAAACCAATTTAGATGCCAGCATTGTCGAGGTTTTATTTAACGATGTAGATGCAAAAAAAGTAAATTTAAATCAAAAGGTTGATTTAGTTCAGGGATCGGCAGTTAATTTTTACGGAAAAGGATTAACAGCAAACGATGTAGAAAAATATTACAGCAGTATGGTTCCTGCCGATTCATTAAGACCATTATCAACCGGATTAAACTCTAAATTAGTCCGTACCGAATCAGGTAAAATCGAAGAACGTATCTGGAGAAGTGGCGGAATGTACGGTGCCGCAATTGACAAAGTGATTTTCTGGTTAGAAAAGGCGGTAAAAGTTGCCGAAAACAAACCACAAGCCGAAGCTTTAACCATTTTAATTGATTTTTATAAAACCGGCGAACTTAAAAAATGGGACGATTACAATGTTGCATGGGTGAAAGCAACCGAAGGAAATATCGATTATATCAATGGATTCATCGAGGTTTATAACGATCCGTTAGGGCATAAAGCTTCTTTTGAATCGACTGTTCAAATTAAAGATTTTGATATGTCGGCTAAAATGGAAGTGGTTTCAAAAAACGCTCAATGGTTTGAAGATCATTCGCCGTTAATGCCGCAGCATAAAAAGAAGAATGTAGTAGGAATTTCGTATAAAACCGTAATTGTGGCTGCCGAAAGTGGCGATACTTCTCCGGCAACGCCCATTGGTGTGAATTTACCAAATGCAGATTGGATTAGGGCAGAGCACGGTTCAAAATCAATTTCATTAGGAAACATTATCGAAGCATACAACAAATCGGGTGGCGATGAAAAACTAAAAGAATTTGCTTTTGATGAAAATGAAATTCAGCTTTCAAAGCGATACAGCGAACTGGCTGATAAATTACACACGGCACTGCACGAGGTTATTGGGCACGCATCGGGTCAGTTAAATCCGGGGGTGGGTACACCAAAAGAAACGCTTAAAAGCTATGCGTCAACATTAGAAGAAGGTCGTGCCGATTTAGTGGCTCTATATTATCTGTACGATAAAAAAATACAAGATTTAGGCTTGGTTGACGATTGGCAAGGTTTGGGTAAAACAGCTTATAACGATTATATACGCAATGGTTTAATGACGCAGTTGGTGCGTATTGAACCGGGACAGGATATTGAAGAAGCACACATGCGCAACCGCCAATGGATTTCGGCTTGGGTTTTTGAAAAAGGAAAAGAGCAGAATGTAATTGAAAAAATAGAGCGTAACGGTAAAACGTATTTCAAAATTAACAATTACGAACTGTTACATGATTTATTCGGACAGTTATTGCGTGAAACACAGCGTATCAAATCCGAAGGAGATTTTAACGCAGCAAAAGCACTGGTTGAAACATACGGTGTAAAAGTAGATCAAAAAATACATAAAGAGGTATTAGAACGTAGCAAAAAATTCAATACGGCACCTTACCGCGGATTTGTAAACCCGGTGTTGGTTCCGGTTACTAACGAGCAAGGCGACATTACCGATATTGTGGTAACATACCCTAAAACGTTTGCCGAACAAATGCTGTATTATTCTAAAAATTATAATTTTCTTCCGTTAGAGAACTAA
- a CDS encoding energy transducer TonB codes for MKTLFLTFLFLLSLCTNAQIVEASTTIATNEYMDLLTANLELPKEVTEKYANQDIELTIVLTITKDGSVFNPKIQNDSLQLEPYLKKAVETLPKWNPKTEDGNPVVSRKAFKLIIPILYAIQEDDLAMKANPEGGMQGYYHNFMRKVNVDKYLDDEATVSGIKMIATFVVEKDGNLTNIKIIESNEPSLNSEIIRVIKSMPKWNPATENGVPVRSDFTLPIKIKFNR; via the coding sequence ATGAAAACGCTATTCTTAACTTTTCTGTTCTTATTGTCTTTATGCACAAACGCACAAATTGTAGAAGCAAGCACAACCATTGCTACCAATGAATATATGGATTTATTGACAGCTAATTTAGAATTGCCTAAAGAAGTTACTGAAAAATATGCCAATCAAGATATTGAGCTAACTATTGTTTTAACCATTACAAAAGACGGATCTGTTTTTAATCCTAAAATTCAAAACGATTCGTTGCAATTAGAACCGTACTTAAAAAAAGCGGTTGAAACGTTGCCAAAATGGAATCCCAAAACAGAAGACGGTAATCCCGTAGTTTCTCGAAAAGCTTTTAAGTTGATTATTCCGATACTTTATGCTATTCAGGAAGACGATCTTGCTATGAAAGCTAATCCCGAAGGAGGAATGCAAGGTTATTATCACAATTTTATGAGAAAAGTAAATGTTGATAAATATTTAGATGATGAGGCAACAGTATCTGGAATTAAAATGATTGCTACATTTGTTGTTGAAAAAGACGGAAATCTTACTAATATTAAAATTATTGAATCTAATGAACCTTCGCTTAATAGCGAAATTATCAGGGTAATAAAATCAATGCCTAAATGGAATCCTGCTACAGAAAATGGCGTGCCGGTACGTTCTGATTTTACTTTACCTATTAAAATTAAATTCAACAGATAA
- a CDS encoding BlaI/MecI/CopY family transcriptional regulator, whose protein sequence is MKLTTAEEQLMQYVWQHKKVVLKDLIDSYPDPKPAKTTVATTIKKLTEKGFVGYDEIGNTRLYYAIIKKENYFSKQMKNMIKQFFDNSTTQFASFFAKDASLTKEELQKLRDLIDDELKQK, encoded by the coding sequence ATGAAGTTAACAACAGCAGAAGAACAGCTTATGCAATATGTATGGCAACATAAAAAAGTGGTTCTTAAAGATTTAATTGACAGTTATCCAGATCCTAAACCAGCAAAAACAACAGTGGCAACTACCATTAAAAAGCTAACCGAAAAAGGTTTTGTAGGATATGATGAAATTGGTAACACCCGTTTGTATTACGCAATTATAAAGAAAGAAAACTATTTTTCTAAACAAATGAAAAATATGATTAAACAGTTTTTTGATAACTCAACCACGCAATTTGCATCGTTTTTTGCCAAAGACGCATCGCTAACAAAGGAAGAATTACAAAAACTTCGCGATTTAATTGATGATGAACTAAAACAAAAATGA
- a CDS encoding M56 family metallopeptidase, translating into MVVYLIKSTFLFLVFFLIYKWNLENKKALKFRRFYLLLSLVLALTLPLLKIQFTVTQNVIVETKQMVLEQMPEIVPFQEIAIETEKSLSIVLMVYLVISTIFLIRFGYNIYTIFKLKRTGKTINSKFGSIITHSKIKTPFTFLNCIYVNKQIWGKGEIDQAILFHEQAHVQQKHSLDVLFVEILKIFFWFQPFVYFYKRIVQENHEYLADDFSLQKTLNLNHYQTLILNYYSNEPIVTLSSSIHFNNLKKRFIMMKNVEKGRVWETIFYSSAVLVTYFGFVGIEAKAAEINKIETKVSSLIEQPTKIPKSVEPTESIRKEVKEEMKNDPIILTYIKGEKSSGYFNHKGSVYFYVVDENLTVSIYNRYGVVQNETDFLYELKAVSKTEKEKLAIDELNKSSELENKKEIVNNSDEVFNFVNKKAEPKEGMLMFMKNFAQEFKAPENINSDEIKMRLKFIVETDGSFSNILTPQESFKPDESYLYLQEEAIRTLKTMPKWNPAENNGEVVRSTFTLPIRIRVNPVKTDLVN; encoded by the coding sequence ATGGTGGTGTATTTAATTAAATCCACGTTTTTGTTTTTAGTGTTCTTTTTAATTTATAAATGGAATCTTGAAAACAAAAAAGCATTAAAATTCAGACGGTTTTATTTACTGTTAAGTTTGGTATTGGCATTAACTCTGCCCTTGTTAAAAATTCAATTTACAGTAACACAAAACGTAATTGTAGAAACCAAGCAAATGGTTTTAGAACAAATGCCAGAGATAGTACCATTTCAAGAAATTGCTATTGAAACAGAAAAAAGCTTGTCTATTGTTTTAATGGTGTATTTGGTAATTAGTACTATTTTTTTAATAAGATTTGGTTACAATATTTATACAATATTTAAATTAAAAAGAACCGGAAAAACAATAAACTCTAAGTTTGGATCTATTATAACGCATTCTAAAATTAAAACACCATTCACGTTCCTTAACTGTATTTATGTAAATAAACAAATTTGGGGAAAGGGAGAAATAGATCAGGCAATTTTATTTCATGAACAAGCTCACGTTCAACAAAAACATTCGTTAGATGTTTTGTTTGTTGAAATTCTGAAAATATTTTTCTGGTTTCAGCCTTTTGTCTATTTCTATAAACGTATTGTTCAAGAAAATCACGAATATTTAGCAGACGATTTTTCTTTGCAAAAAACACTTAATTTAAACCATTATCAAACATTAATCTTAAACTATTACAGCAACGAACCAATTGTTACTTTAAGTAGTTCTATCCATTTTAATAATTTAAAAAAACGATTTATTATGATGAAAAATGTAGAAAAAGGAAGAGTATGGGAAACAATTTTCTATTCTTCGGCAGTGTTAGTTACTTATTTTGGTTTTGTAGGAATTGAAGCCAAAGCAGCAGAAATTAATAAAATAGAAACTAAAGTTTCAAGTTTAATTGAACAACCTACAAAAATACCAAAAAGCGTAGAACCAACAGAGTCAATTAGAAAAGAAGTAAAAGAAGAAATGAAAAATGATCCTATTATACTAACGTATATTAAAGGAGAAAAAAGTAGCGGTTATTTTAATCATAAAGGAAGTGTCTATTTTTATGTGGTAGATGAAAATTTAACAGTATCTATTTACAATAGATATGGAGTTGTTCAAAATGAAACAGATTTTTTATATGAACTTAAAGCAGTTTCCAAAACAGAAAAAGAAAAGCTTGCTATTGATGAATTAAATAAATCTTCGGAATTAGAGAACAAAAAAGAGATAGTAAATAATTCTGACGAAGTATTTAATTTTGTTAATAAAAAAGCTGAACCTAAAGAAGGAATGCTGATGTTTATGAAAAATTTTGCTCAAGAATTTAAAGCACCAGAAAATATAAATTCTGATGAAATTAAAATGCGTTTAAAGTTTATTGTAGAAACTGATGGAAGTTTTAGTAATATACTTACACCTCAAGAATCTTTTAAACCAGATGAATCTTATTTATATCTACAAGAAGAAGCAATTCGCACTCTTAAAACCATGCCAAAATGGAACCCTGCTGAAAATAATGGAGAAGTGGTTCGATCAACTTTTACCTTGCCAATAAGAATCAGAGTAAATCCGGTCAAGACTGATTTGGTTAACTAA
- a CDS encoding tRNA-(ms[2]io[6]A)-hydroxylase: protein MLGLKLLTDPRWANIAESNLEEILTDHAWCEQKAATNAITIITYNSEHEDLVTSMTEIAIEEMEHFKMVHDIIKERGYTLGRERKDDYVNQLYKFMKKDGSRNDAFIDRLLFAAMIEARSCERFRVLSENIKDEELAKFYRELMISEAGHYTTFLKFAKKYTERTDVDKRWKEWLDFEGQLIQNYGKKETVHG from the coding sequence ATGTTAGGACTAAAATTATTGACCGATCCGCGTTGGGCAAACATTGCAGAAAGCAATTTAGAGGAAATTTTAACAGACCACGCCTGGTGCGAGCAAAAAGCAGCTACCAATGCCATTACCATTATTACTTATAATTCGGAACACGAAGATTTAGTAACATCAATGACCGAAATTGCCATTGAAGAAATGGAACATTTTAAAATGGTACACGATATTATTAAAGAACGTGGTTATACTTTAGGTCGCGAACGTAAAGACGACTACGTGAACCAACTGTATAAATTTATGAAAAAAGACGGAAGCCGTAACGATGCTTTTATTGATCGTTTGTTGTTTGCCGCGATGATTGAAGCCAGAAGCTGCGAGCGTTTTCGTGTACTTTCGGAAAACATTAAAGATGAAGAACTGGCTAAATTTTACAGAGAACTAATGATTTCTGAAGCAGGACATTATACAACGTTTTTAAAATTTGCCAAAAAATATACCGAACGTACCGATGTGGACAAACGTTGGAAAGAATGGCTGGATTTTGAAGGACAACTCATTCAGAATTATGGTAAAAAAGAAACCGTTCACGGATAA
- a CDS encoding glycosyltransferase family 4 protein — protein sequence MKPRILIIGLVWPEPTSSAAGWRMLQLIDQLLQWTDAIHFASAATKSAASYPLKELNIAEHEIVLNDSSFNDFVSDLKPDVVVYDRFVTEEQFGWRVKQVFPDLITVLDTEDLHFVRRARAVAFKNKKDIAYDTPDCYRELSAIYRCDLSLIISDVEYNLLVSHFNIPEKQLLYLPFIEKELSVEIQKKIPGYFNRQHIMFIGNFIHEPNYQTVLQLKKIWATLKKRLPQTELHIYGAYPPEKVYQLHNASDRFFIKGKANDVNEIMQKYRVLTAPIPFGAGLKGKFIDGFKNGLPNVTTEIGCEGMNTENWGGLIAENDERFIEEVCRLYDNETIWQQSVTNGFEIINEKFADKIWNGVLEKAIRRILKNPSEHRNNLVVQKILWQNSLQATKYMSLWIELKNNK from the coding sequence ATGAAACCACGAATTTTAATCATAGGATTGGTTTGGCCCGAACCAACTTCGTCGGCAGCAGGGTGGCGGATGTTACAGTTAATTGATCAGTTATTACAATGGACTGATGCTATTCATTTTGCAAGTGCTGCAACAAAATCAGCAGCTTCTTATCCATTGAAAGAATTGAATATTGCTGAACACGAAATAGTGTTGAATGATTCTTCATTCAATGATTTTGTAAGTGATTTAAAACCCGATGTGGTGGTTTACGACCGGTTTGTTACCGAAGAGCAGTTTGGTTGGCGCGTAAAACAGGTTTTTCCTGATCTAATTACCGTTTTAGATACAGAAGATCTACATTTTGTACGGCGAGCACGTGCTGTAGCCTTTAAAAATAAAAAGGATATTGCTTATGATACGCCCGATTGTTACAGAGAACTTTCTGCCATTTACCGTTGCGATTTATCCTTAATTATTTCTGATGTTGAATACAATTTGTTGGTCAGTCATTTTAATATTCCTGAAAAACAATTACTGTATTTGCCGTTTATTGAAAAGGAATTATCAGTTGAAATTCAGAAAAAAATACCCGGATATTTCAATCGCCAGCATATAATGTTCATTGGTAATTTTATACACGAACCCAATTACCAAACGGTACTACAATTAAAAAAAATATGGGCAACATTAAAAAAACGTTTACCACAAACCGAACTGCATATTTACGGAGCTTATCCGCCCGAAAAAGTGTATCAGTTACACAATGCTTCTGACAGATTTTTTATTAAAGGAAAAGCGAATGATGTGAATGAAATTATGCAAAAATACCGTGTTTTAACAGCGCCGATTCCTTTTGGTGCCGGATTAAAAGGCAAGTTTATTGATGGTTTTAAAAACGGATTGCCTAATGTTACCACTGAAATTGGGTGCGAAGGAATGAATACTGAAAACTGGGGTGGACTAATTGCTGAAAACGATGAACGTTTTATTGAAGAGGTTTGTCGTCTTTATGATAATGAAACAATCTGGCAGCAATCTGTTACCAACGGATTTGAAATTATTAACGAGAAATTTGCAGATAAAATATGGAATGGAGTCTTAGAAAAAGCAATCAGACGAATTTTAAAAAATCCTTCAGAACACAGGAATAATTTGGTTGTTCAGAAAATTTTGTGGCAAAACAGCTTACAGGCAACTAAATATATGAGTTTGTGGATTGAACTGAAAAATAATAAATAA
- a CDS encoding heavy-metal-associated domain-containing protein: protein MKTLKGISLLFMAAAFMVSCKQTSNEQKETTEKVATSEVAGTIQKATFQVEGMSCAIGCAKVIEGKLAKMDGMKSAKVDFDTKTATVEFDDAKQNTDAIKKMVEEIANGAYKVENINVSKETAMVFQDDKKDQKKCCSSHKDGKSCGDKKGSDKKKDGCCSKDKKSKKTTDTTSKLYQI from the coding sequence ATGAAAACATTAAAAGGAATATCGTTATTATTTATGGCTGCTGCTTTTATGGTAAGCTGTAAACAAACGTCGAACGAACAAAAAGAAACTACAGAAAAAGTTGCTACGTCAGAAGTTGCCGGAACAATACAAAAAGCAACGTTTCAGGTAGAAGGTATGTCTTGTGCTATTGGCTGTGCAAAAGTAATTGAAGGAAAATTAGCGAAAATGGACGGTATGAAAAGTGCTAAAGTTGATTTTGATACCAAAACCGCTACTGTAGAATTTGACGATGCAAAACAAAACACCGATGCAATTAAGAAAATGGTAGAAGAAATTGCTAACGGAGCTTACAAAGTAGAAAACATCAACGTATCTAAAGAAACGGCAATGGTTTTTCAAGATGATAAAAAAGATCAAAAGAAATGTTGTTCATCTCACAAAGACGGTAAATCTTGCGGTGACAAAAAAGGTTCTGATAAGAAAAAAGACGGATGTTGCAGCAAAGATAAAAAATCAAAAAAGACAACAGATACCACTTCAAAACTATATCAGATTTAA
- a CDS encoding AsmA-like C-terminal region-containing protein encodes MNSKIKKGLKYTSVALLVLIGGVLISPQLFKPQIEKAVKDATAEFVTTPVNFTDLNVSFFTNFPNLSVSLKDLSIKAPAEFGNLKTVESNSVDLGIDLFSLFSDQIKFTKLYVNEGKFNVVTDSLGNFSFAIFKTSDEPSTDSSFSLALNKIHIKNTDVLYQDDQSKIKIETKNTNINGNVQVTDKYINFETNADIKSLFFGMDKSILVDHKPLKGSINTKVNLEPISVEFKESNLLLANFPLNILGNVAVLEKGIDFNLNVKSNNASLENLFSLVPQEYQKWYDGMTFKGTSNIHLLLKGLMQDSISNPDLNIKLDIANGSIAAKQFQNIPVENLHTKTELNLPHLNPDSLTVNIPEFAFNLGKGSAKGKALYKFPMFVDADLNANLNVTQLWQTLAISGMQLKGDVILNGTAKGNYTTQSHKSKQGILITEIVEIPTFNVQANWTNGYFKWNEMPLAIDNFSFDLNAENTNGKYKTTKVDIKNIDVKAADDYVKGRLKIDNLIDFNTDTDLQAFVNLSNLEKIFPIQEVDFGGQLTVNTKAKGKLDLDRNKIPVTTSIVKLKNGYLRYNSLPDLPLENIDLETHISSPRGSLNDLRINVLPISFVLANEPFKVDANLFNFNNLSFDIGTKGKLNLGNLYKVFAVDGLSVSGQLETNVKLKGKGGTNNASSINNRGFVLLKDIHIKSEFFPHDFVFTQGKFKFFKKKMVLENIKMNYAKQTFVLNGNLENYINYFLTPNATLKGKLAVTSQFIDVNSFMLPSNSNASKTTSASNSAGGSVILVPDKIDFELTANAQKVKFNDLQLDNLSGVLKVFDQKLALHEAKFGLIDTQFLLNGTYQPINSKRALFGFDINAQQFDIQKAYKQLALFREMAPAAETASGQVSLKYQLQGTLNQEMYPNMKSIKGSGDLILENIQFKGFKLFNAVASETKTDALHDANVKNVVVKTAIENNVMTIERTKFKIAGFRPRVEGQVTLDGKMNIGMRLGLPPFGIIGIPITVKGTSDKFDIKLGKYSNEDLAEDDEEYEAYKKSIDTLPQPVQNQQLFNRKKEKLN; translated from the coding sequence ATGAACTCGAAAATAAAAAAAGGTTTAAAATATACAAGCGTTGCACTGTTGGTGTTAATTGGGGGCGTACTCATTTCACCGCAACTGTTTAAACCGCAAATTGAAAAAGCAGTAAAAGATGCCACTGCCGAATTTGTTACTACTCCGGTGAATTTTACCGACTTAAACGTATCGTTTTTTACTAATTTCCCAAATTTAAGTGTTTCGTTAAAAGATTTAAGCATCAAAGCTCCTGCTGAATTTGGCAATCTCAAAACCGTTGAAAGCAATTCGGTTGATTTAGGTATTGATCTATTCAGTCTGTTTTCAGATCAAATTAAGTTTACAAAACTGTATGTAAACGAAGGAAAATTTAATGTGGTAACCGACAGTTTGGGCAATTTTTCGTTTGCCATTTTTAAAACTTCCGATGAACCTTCTACCGACAGTTCATTTTCTTTGGCTTTGAACAAAATTCATATTAAAAATACCGATGTTTTGTATCAAGACGATCAATCGAAAATAAAAATTGAAACTAAAAATACCAATATTAACGGAAACGTTCAGGTAACCGACAAGTACATTAATTTTGAAACCAATGCCGATATAAAATCACTGTTTTTTGGGATGGATAAAAGCATTTTGGTTGATCATAAACCATTAAAAGGTTCTATTAATACCAAAGTAAATTTAGAGCCAATCTCTGTTGAATTTAAAGAAAGTAACTTGCTTTTGGCGAATTTCCCTTTAAATATATTAGGAAATGTAGCGGTTCTTGAAAAGGGAATCGATTTTAATTTAAATGTAAAATCAAACAACGCATCGCTGGAAAATCTGTTTTCGCTTGTTCCACAGGAATATCAAAAATGGTACGATGGTATGACGTTTAAAGGAACATCGAACATTCATTTATTATTAAAAGGATTAATGCAAGACAGCATTTCAAATCCCGATTTAAACATTAAGCTCGATATCGCCAACGGATCAATTGCAGCCAAACAGTTTCAAAACATTCCGGTTGAAAATTTGCATACAAAAACCGAACTGAACTTACCACACTTAAACCCCGATTCGTTAACGGTTAACATTCCCGAATTTGCGTTTAATCTGGGCAAAGGATCGGCAAAAGGCAAGGCTTTGTACAAATTTCCTATGTTTGTTGATGCCGATTTAAATGCCAATTTAAATGTTACACAATTGTGGCAAACGCTTGCCATTTCTGGTATGCAGTTAAAAGGCGATGTTATTTTAAACGGAACTGCAAAGGGTAATTACACAACACAATCTCACAAAAGTAAACAAGGGATTTTAATTACAGAAATTGTCGAGATTCCTACATTTAACGTTCAGGCAAACTGGACAAACGGTTATTTTAAATGGAACGAAATGCCTTTGGCTATTGATAATTTTTCGTTTGATTTAAATGCCGAAAATACCAACGGAAAATACAAAACTACTAAAGTTGATATTAAGAATATTGATGTTAAAGCAGCAGATGATTATGTAAAAGGTCGATTAAAAATTGATAATTTAATTGATTTTAATACTGATACCGATTTACAGGCTTTTGTGAATCTGTCAAACTTAGAAAAGATTTTTCCTATTCAAGAAGTCGATTTTGGCGGACAATTAACTGTTAATACCAAAGCAAAAGGCAAGTTAGATTTAGATCGCAACAAAATTCCTGTTACAACATCAATCGTCAAGCTTAAAAACGGTTATTTGCGTTACAACAGCCTGCCCGATTTACCTTTAGAAAATATAGATTTAGAAACACATATTTCATCGCCACGTGGTTCTTTGAACGATTTGCGCATAAATGTGCTGCCCATTTCGTTTGTTTTGGCTAACGAGCCTTTTAAAGTAGATGCCAATTTATTTAATTTCAACAATTTATCATTTGATATTGGAACAAAAGGAAAACTAAATCTGGGTAATTTGTACAAGGTTTTTGCAGTTGACGGATTAAGCGTTTCGGGACAGTTGGAAACCAATGTAAAATTGAAAGGAAAAGGCGGAACAAACAATGCTTCGTCTATAAATAACCGTGGATTTGTGCTGTTGAAGGATATTCATATAAAATCGGAATTTTTTCCACACGATTTTGTTTTTACCCAAGGAAAATTCAAATTCTTTAAAAAGAAAATGGTTTTAGAAAACATTAAAATGAATTATGCCAAACAAACCTTTGTTTTAAACGGTAATTTAGAAAATTACATCAATTATTTTCTAACTCCTAACGCTACCTTAAAAGGAAAATTGGCGGTTACATCACAATTTATCGATGTTAATTCGTTTATGTTGCCATCAAATTCAAACGCATCAAAAACAACATCTGCATCAAATTCTGCTGGAGGAAGCGTGATTTTAGTTCCCGATAAAATTGATTTTGAATTAACCGCAAATGCTCAAAAAGTAAAGTTTAACGATTTACAGTTAGATAATTTAAGTGGTGTTTTAAAAGTGTTCGATCAAAAACTAGCATTGCACGAAGCGAAATTCGGTTTAATTGATACGCAGTTTTTGTTAAACGGAACTTATCAGCCAATAAACAGCAAGCGTGCGTTGTTTGGTTTTGATATCAATGCACAACAGTTCGATATTCAGAAAGCTTACAAACAACTGGCGTTGTTTCGCGAAATGGCTCCGGCTGCCGAAACTGCTTCGGGGCAGGTTTCGTTAAAATATCAGCTGCAAGGAACGCTGAATCAAGAAATGTATCCAAATATGAAATCTATCAAAGGATCGGGCGATTTAATTTTAGAGAATATTCAGTTTAAAGGTTTCAAGTTGTTTAATGCCGTTGCCAGCGAAACAAAAACCGATGCCTTGCACGATGCCAACGTTAAAAATGTGGTGGTTAAAACGGCTATTGAAAATAATGTAATGACGATTGAACGCACCAAATTTAAAATTGCTGGCTTCCGTCCGCGAGTAGAAGGTCAGGTTACGTTAGATGGGAAAATGAATATTGGTATGCGTTTGGGCTTGCCTCCTTTCGGAATCATTGGAATTCCTATTACTGTGAAGGGAACAAGCGATAAATTTGATATTAAATTAGGAAAATATTCTAACGAAGATTTAGCAGAAGATGATGAAGAGTACGAAGCTTACAAAAAATCGATTGATACATTGCCGCAACCTGTTCAAAATCAACAACTGTTTAATCGTAAAAAAGAAAAGTTAAATTAA
- a CDS encoding ISAon1 family transposase N-terminal region protein: MEAYLELLKLILPTFLVDHFDLNSFKNSEENLHLYFEEKLSPPKEFNSEDLVSKGFLDEITIQDFPLRGKLVYLHIKRRRWTNKNTGEIVKRNWQLVAKGTRMTQEFAAFLKEINR; the protein is encoded by the coding sequence TTGGAAGCATATCTAGAATTATTAAAACTTATTTTACCTACCTTTTTGGTTGATCATTTTGATTTGAACTCTTTTAAAAATTCAGAAGAAAACCTACATCTATATTTTGAAGAAAAATTAAGCCCTCCAAAAGAGTTTAACTCTGAAGATTTAGTATCTAAAGGTTTTTTGGATGAAATTACCATTCAAGACTTTCCTCTTAGAGGCAAGCTTGTTTATTTACACATTAAACGCCGTCGTTGGACAAACAAAAACACCGGCGAAATAGTTAAAAGAAATTGGCAGTTAGTAGCTAAAGGAACCCGTATGACGCAAGAATTTGCGGCTTTTTTAAAAGAAATTAATAGATAA